In Sedimenticola thiotaurini, the following proteins share a genomic window:
- the folE2 gene encoding GTP cyclohydrolase FolE2, with amino-acid sequence MTTTTEIADVQNSVDTRQIAINKVGIKDIRHPVRVKDRSDGEQHTIATFNMYVNLPHNFKGTHMSRFVEILNSHEKEISISNFKVMLAEMAEKLEANSGHIEMNFPYFINKTAPVSGVQSLLDYDVTFIGEVHNGEPTTYIKVLVPVTSLCPCSKKISERGAHNQRSHVTVQVRTCGFVWVEEIIDLVESQASCELYGLLKRPDEKFVTERAYDNPKFVEDMVRDVAGMLDQDERFCAYIVESENFESIHNHSAYALIERDKEAEQANA; translated from the coding sequence GTGACCACCACCACCGAGATTGCTGACGTACAGAACAGCGTCGATACCCGGCAGATCGCCATTAACAAGGTGGGTATCAAAGACATCCGCCATCCGGTGCGGGTCAAGGACCGCAGCGACGGTGAGCAGCACACCATCGCCACTTTCAACATGTATGTGAACCTGCCCCACAACTTCAAGGGCACCCACATGTCCCGTTTCGTGGAGATTCTCAACTCCCACGAAAAGGAGATCAGCATCTCCAACTTCAAGGTGATGCTGGCGGAGATGGCCGAGAAGCTGGAAGCCAACTCCGGCCATATCGAGATGAACTTCCCCTACTTCATCAACAAGACCGCTCCGGTCTCCGGCGTACAGAGCCTGCTGGATTACGATGTCACCTTTATTGGTGAAGTACACAACGGCGAGCCGACCACCTACATCAAGGTGCTGGTACCGGTCACCAGTCTCTGCCCCTGCTCCAAGAAGATTTCCGAGCGCGGCGCCCACAACCAGCGCTCCCATGTCACCGTGCAGGTCAGAACCTGCGGTTTTGTCTGGGTCGAAGAGATTATCGACCTGGTGGAGAGCCAGGCCTCCTGCGAACTCTACGGCCTGCTGAAACGGCCGGACGAGAAGTTTGTCACTGAGCGCGCCTACGACAACCCCAAGTTTGTCGAGGACATGGTGCGGGATGTGGCCGGTATGCTGGATCAGGACGAGCGTTTCTGCGCCTACATTGTGGAGTCGGAGAACTTTGAGTCGATCCACAACCACTCCGCCTATGCGCTGATCGAGCGGGACAAGGAGGCCGAACAGGCCAACGCCTGA
- a CDS encoding hydrogenase small subunit: MSETFYDVMRRQGITRRSFLKYCSLTASALGLGPAFAPTIAEAMETKPRIPVLWLHGLECTCCSESFIRSAHPLAKDVVLSMISLDYDDTIMAAAGHEAEAIIDEIIAKYDGNFILAVEGNPPLDEDGMYCIIGGKPFVEQLRKAAEHCRAIISWGSCASWGCVQAARPNPTRATPVHKVPGLADKPIIKVPGCPPIAEVMTAVITYILTFERFPQLDRQGRPLMFYSQRIHDKCYRRPHFDAGQFVEHWDDEAARKGYCLYKMGCKGPTTYNACSTVRWNGGLSFPIQAGHGCIGCSEDGFWDKGSFYDRVTDTHQFGVEANADKVGMAAAGTVGAAAAAHLAVTAIKQAQHKGEQDQ; this comes from the coding sequence ATGAGCGAAACCTTTTACGACGTTATGCGCCGGCAGGGGATAACCCGCCGCAGTTTTCTGAAATATTGCAGTCTGACCGCCTCGGCGCTGGGATTGGGTCCGGCCTTCGCGCCGACCATCGCCGAGGCGATGGAGACCAAGCCACGTATTCCGGTGCTCTGGCTGCATGGCCTGGAGTGTACCTGCTGTTCCGAGTCGTTCATCCGCTCCGCCCATCCGCTGGCCAAGGATGTGGTGCTGTCCATGATCTCGCTGGATTATGACGACACCATCATGGCGGCTGCCGGACACGAGGCGGAAGCGATTATCGATGAGATCATCGCCAAGTACGACGGCAACTTCATCCTGGCCGTGGAGGGCAATCCGCCCCTGGATGAGGACGGCATGTACTGCATCATCGGCGGTAAGCCGTTCGTGGAGCAGCTGCGCAAGGCGGCCGAGCACTGCCGGGCGATCATCTCCTGGGGCTCCTGCGCCTCCTGGGGCTGTGTCCAGGCGGCCCGGCCCAATCCGACCCGGGCAACCCCGGTGCACAAGGTGCCGGGTCTGGCCGACAAGCCGATCATCAAGGTGCCGGGCTGCCCGCCCATCGCCGAGGTGATGACCGCGGTGATCACCTACATCCTCACCTTCGAACGCTTCCCGCAACTGGATCGCCAGGGGCGGCCGCTGATGTTTTACAGCCAGCGCATCCATGACAAGTGTTACCGGCGGCCCCATTTTGACGCCGGCCAGTTTGTCGAACACTGGGATGACGAAGCGGCGCGCAAAGGTTACTGCCTGTACAAGATGGGCTGCAAGGGGCCCACTACCTACAACGCCTGCTCCACCGTGCGCTGGAATGGTGGCCTGTCGTTCCCGATCCAGGCCGGCCACGGCTGTATCGGCTGCTCCGAAGATGGTTTCTGGGACAAGGGCAGCTTCTATGACCGGGTTACCGATACCCATCAGTTTGGTGTGGAGGCCAATGCGGACAAGGTTGGTATGGCCGCCGCCGGCACCGTCGGCGCAGCGGCCGCGGCACACCTGGCCGTCACCGCTATCAAACAGGCTCAGCACAAAGGGGAGCAGGATCAATGA
- a CDS encoding nickel-dependent hydrogenase large subunit produces MSVIETPNGFSLDDSGQRVVVDPVTRIEGHMRCEVNVDENNVIRNAVSTGTMWRGLEVILKGRDPRDAWAFTQRICGVCTGTHALTSVRAVEDALGIQIPENANSIRNIMQLALQVHDHLVHFYHLHALDWVNPVNALKADPKATSELQQKVSPHHALSSPGYFRDIQNRLKKFVESGQLGPFKNGYWTNPAYLLPPEVDLMAVTHYLEALDFQKEIVKVRTIFGGKDPHPNWLVGGVPCPINLDGVGAVGALNMASLNQISSIIDQIRQFVDNVYVPDLLAIAGFYKGWNYGGGLSSMNVLAYGDIPDRANDYSAENLMMPSGAIINGNLKEVHEVDLRDPDEIQEFVPHSWYKYPDESKGLHPWDGVTEADFQLGANTRGSKTDIHQIDEAAKYSWIKAPRWKGHAMEVGPLARYIIGYAKGDKEITEQINFTLKTLDLPVTALFSTLGRTAARGLEAQWAADKMRYFMDKMMANIKAGDSNTANVERWDPETWPAQAKGVGFTEAPRGALGHWLRIEDTRIANYQCVVPTTWNGSPRDHQGNIGAFEASLMNTKVERPEEPVEILRTLHSFDPCLACSTHVMSEDGQNLAEVKVR; encoded by the coding sequence ATGAGCGTAATAGAGACACCGAACGGTTTTTCCCTGGATGATTCCGGTCAGCGTGTGGTGGTGGATCCGGTTACCCGGATCGAAGGACACATGCGCTGTGAAGTCAACGTGGATGAGAACAACGTTATCCGCAATGCCGTCTCCACCGGCACCATGTGGCGCGGTCTGGAGGTGATCCTGAAGGGGCGTGACCCGCGGGATGCCTGGGCCTTCACCCAGCGCATCTGTGGCGTCTGCACCGGCACCCATGCACTCACCTCGGTGCGGGCGGTGGAGGATGCCCTGGGGATTCAGATCCCGGAGAACGCCAACTCGATCCGCAATATCATGCAGCTGGCCCTGCAGGTGCACGACCACCTGGTGCACTTCTACCACCTGCACGCGCTGGACTGGGTCAACCCGGTCAATGCCCTGAAGGCGGATCCAAAGGCCACCTCCGAACTGCAACAGAAGGTCTCACCGCACCATGCCCTCTCCTCACCCGGTTATTTCCGCGATATCCAGAACCGGTTGAAGAAGTTTGTCGAGTCGGGGCAGCTGGGGCCGTTCAAGAACGGTTACTGGACCAATCCCGCCTACCTGTTGCCGCCGGAAGTGGATCTGATGGCGGTAACCCACTACCTGGAAGCGCTCGACTTCCAGAAAGAGATCGTTAAGGTCCGCACCATCTTCGGTGGCAAGGATCCCCACCCCAACTGGCTGGTGGGCGGGGTGCCCTGTCCCATCAATCTGGACGGTGTGGGGGCGGTGGGTGCCCTGAACATGGCCAGCCTGAACCAGATCTCCTCCATCATCGATCAGATCCGGCAGTTCGTGGACAACGTCTATGTGCCGGACCTGCTGGCGATCGCCGGCTTCTACAAAGGCTGGAACTACGGCGGTGGCCTCTCCAGCATGAACGTGCTGGCCTACGGTGATATCCCGGACCGGGCCAACGACTACTCGGCGGAGAACCTGATGATGCCCAGTGGCGCCATTATCAACGGCAACCTGAAAGAGGTGCACGAGGTGGACCTGCGTGACCCTGACGAGATTCAGGAGTTCGTACCCCACTCCTGGTACAAGTACCCGGATGAGTCCAAGGGGCTGCATCCCTGGGACGGTGTGACCGAGGCCGATTTTCAGCTGGGGGCCAACACCCGGGGCAGCAAGACCGATATCCATCAGATCGACGAGGCGGCCAAGTACTCCTGGATCAAGGCACCCCGCTGGAAAGGGCACGCCATGGAGGTGGGGCCCCTGGCCCGTTACATCATCGGCTATGCCAAAGGGGACAAGGAGATCACCGAGCAGATCAACTTTACCCTCAAGACCCTGGATCTGCCCGTCACGGCGCTCTTCTCCACCCTGGGCCGAACCGCTGCCCGCGGACTGGAGGCGCAGTGGGCGGCGGACAAAATGCGTTACTTCATGGACAAGATGATGGCCAATATCAAGGCCGGTGACAGCAACACCGCCAACGTGGAACGGTGGGATCCGGAGACCTGGCCGGCGCAGGCCAAGGGGGTCGGTTTTACCGAGGCGCCGCGCGGAGCCCTGGGGCACTGGTTGCGCATCGAGGATACCCGCATTGCCAACTACCAGTGCGTGGTGCCCACCACCTGGAACGGCTCGCCCCGTGATCATCAGGGCAATATTGGTGCCTTCGAGGCCTCCCTGATGAACACCAAAGTGGAGCGTCCGGAAGAGCCGGTGGAGATTCTGCGCACCCTGCACAGTTTCGACCCCTGTCTTGCCTGTTCCACCCATGTGATGAGCGAGGACGGGCAGAATCTGGCCGAAGTCAAGGTTCGCTAG
- the cybH gene encoding Ni/Fe-hydrogenase, b-type cytochrome subunit, with translation MQTEIKSGAIYVYEAPVRVWHWVNALAITLLAVTGYLVANPLPTLPGEASDHFLMGYIRFVHFAAAYIFAVAFLGRIYWAMVGNTYSRQLFKLPLLRLSFWQELLHEIRWYAFLEREPKKYAGHNPLAHLVMVAIITVGGVVMIVTGFALYAEQTGLGSWQDRLFGWLIPLMGQSMDVRSWHHWGMWVIVVFVMLHVYVAIREDIVSRQSLISTMISGWRTFKDDRP, from the coding sequence ATGCAGACAGAAATCAAATCGGGGGCGATCTACGTCTATGAAGCCCCGGTCCGGGTCTGGCATTGGGTCAACGCCCTGGCCATCACCCTGTTGGCCGTCACCGGTTACCTGGTGGCTAATCCCTTGCCCACCCTGCCCGGGGAGGCGAGTGATCACTTCCTCATGGGCTATATCCGCTTTGTTCATTTTGCCGCCGCCTATATCTTCGCGGTCGCTTTTCTGGGCCGGATCTACTGGGCCATGGTGGGCAACACCTACTCCCGCCAGCTGTTCAAACTGCCGCTGTTAAGGCTGTCATTCTGGCAGGAGTTGCTGCACGAGATACGCTGGTACGCCTTTCTGGAACGGGAGCCGAAGAAGTATGCAGGGCACAATCCGCTGGCCCACCTGGTGATGGTGGCAATCATTACCGTGGGCGGCGTCGTGATGATTGTGACCGGCTTTGCCCTGTACGCGGAGCAGACCGGGTTGGGCAGCTGGCAGGACCGGCTGTTTGGCTGGTTGATTCCGCTCATGGGACAGAGCATGGATGTGCGCTCCTGGCACCATTGGGGCATGTGGGTGATCGTGGTGTTCGTGATGCTGCATGTCTACGTGGCGATCCGGGAGGATATCGTCTCCCGCCAGAGCCTGATCAGCACCATGATCAGCGGTTGGCGCACGTTCAAGGATGACCGGCCATGA
- a CDS encoding HyaD/HybD family hydrogenase maturation endopeptidase, whose protein sequence is MNCKLKRRPPRVLVLGIGNLLWADEGFGVRAVEAFQQHYHTPVNVRVLDGGTQGVYLVQEVREAELLVVFDAIDYGLPPGTLKLIEDDAVPKYLGVKKVSLHQTGFQEVLALAEMMGDYPQQMLLIGVQPAEIEDFGGSLHPSVKAQVGPAIKQAAAYLQRHGVDVRRRPHPLEGDPYAAAIGDIQRYEAERPRPEQACRIGDERVVWSGEFQVSYRPADLDGELLQVGLDQHLDPYRRARFEQEE, encoded by the coding sequence ATGAACTGCAAGCTGAAGCGACGTCCCCCCCGCGTGCTGGTGTTGGGCATCGGCAACCTGCTGTGGGCGGATGAGGGGTTTGGGGTTCGGGCGGTAGAGGCTTTTCAGCAGCACTACCACACTCCCGTGAATGTCCGGGTGCTGGACGGCGGTACCCAGGGCGTCTACCTGGTGCAGGAGGTGCGGGAGGCGGAGCTGCTGGTGGTGTTCGACGCCATCGATTACGGCCTGCCCCCCGGTACCCTGAAGCTGATCGAGGATGACGCGGTACCCAAATATCTCGGCGTCAAGAAAGTGAGCCTGCACCAGACCGGTTTTCAGGAGGTGCTGGCGCTGGCGGAGATGATGGGCGACTACCCGCAGCAGATGCTGCTGATCGGTGTGCAGCCGGCGGAGATCGAGGATTTTGGTGGCAGTCTGCACCCGTCGGTCAAGGCGCAGGTCGGGCCCGCCATAAAGCAGGCGGCGGCCTATCTGCAGCGTCATGGTGTAGATGTGCGCCGCCGTCCCCACCCCCTGGAAGGTGATCCTTATGCCGCGGCTATTGGCGATATACAGCGTTATGAAGCGGAGCGGCCGCGGCCTGAACAGGCGTGTCGGATAGGGGATGAGCGGGTGGTCTGGTCTGGTGAATTTCAGGTGAGTTACCGCCCCGCCGATCTGGACGGAGAGCTCCTGCAGGTTGGACTGGATCAACACCTGGACCCGTATCGTCGGGCCCGGTTTGAGCAAGAGGAGTAG
- a CDS encoding hydrogenase expression/formation protein has translation MGYYELPAGTLGVGTQPPEEDGAELNYQPMPEEMATFAMPDIPEPELVADCLAARSLLDDVLRAMGDYRVGEPSPQFVLDQLDKDNLELVDQMLGEGEVSIVVTGQYRARIQESVLAGLWRVRYLDDQGKLVQDTLEVADIPRLVRDGTFASAADRLVLPDGALPEGVLNAPPLVAELDEKSTGFRPGVQPHVINLTLLPQTEQDLGFLDQLLGAGTVTILSRGYGNCRITSTNTRFVWWVQYFNSQDKSILNTLEVTDVPEVACAAQEDIVDSAQRLDEILEIYR, from the coding sequence ATGGGTTATTACGAATTGCCGGCCGGCACCCTGGGTGTCGGCACACAGCCGCCGGAAGAGGATGGGGCGGAGCTCAACTATCAACCGATGCCGGAGGAGATGGCCACTTTCGCCATGCCGGATATACCTGAACCGGAACTGGTGGCGGACTGCCTGGCGGCACGCAGCCTGCTGGATGATGTACTGCGTGCCATGGGTGATTACCGGGTCGGTGAGCCGTCACCGCAGTTTGTACTGGATCAGCTGGATAAGGACAACCTGGAACTGGTGGACCAGATGCTGGGTGAAGGCGAAGTGAGCATCGTGGTGACCGGCCAGTACCGGGCCCGGATACAGGAGTCGGTGCTGGCCGGGTTGTGGCGGGTCCGTTACCTGGATGATCAGGGCAAGCTGGTGCAGGATACCCTGGAGGTGGCGGATATTCCCCGGCTGGTGCGAGACGGCACTTTCGCCTCGGCCGCCGACCGGCTGGTCCTGCCGGATGGGGCACTGCCGGAGGGGGTATTGAACGCCCCGCCGCTGGTGGCAGAACTGGATGAGAAATCAACCGGCTTCCGCCCCGGTGTCCAGCCCCATGTGATCAACCTGACCCTGCTGCCCCAGACCGAGCAGGATCTGGGGTTTCTGGATCAGTTGCTGGGTGCCGGTACGGTGACCATCCTCTCCCGGGGCTATGGCAACTGCCGCATCACCAGCACCAACACCCGGTTTGTCTGGTGGGTGCAGTATTTCAACTCCCAGGACAAGAGTATTCTCAATACGCTGGAGGTGACCGATGTGCCTGAGGTGGCCTGTGCCGCCCAGGAAGATATTGTGGATAGTGCCCAGCGGCTGGATGAGATACTGGAGATTTACCGGTGA
- a CDS encoding rubredoxin has protein sequence MTDQFFAGSYGGSADKLSDEARLECKICWYLYDPAQGDPYWQIPPGTPFSRLPEDWSCPNCDGRKDDFMVVL, from the coding sequence GTGACGGATCAGTTTTTTGCCGGCTCCTACGGTGGCAGTGCGGACAAGCTGAGCGACGAAGCACGCCTGGAGTGCAAGATCTGCTGGTACCTGTACGATCCGGCCCAGGGTGACCCCTACTGGCAGATTCCCCCCGGCACGCCGTTCTCCCGGCTGCCGGAAGACTGGAGCTGCCCCAACTGTGACGGCCGCAAAGACGACTTCATGGTGGTGCTGTGA
- the hybE gene encoding [NiFe]-hydrogenase assembly chaperone HybE, which yields MKQADRPVLVTRLEGLFRYIEQTRMAGIPILNLALQVEAVGFSRWNDYQLGVLITPWFMNLVLLGEGADVGLAERPIGDKIRHRFPSGVYEFIVAEEPALGQFQGRYQACSLFSPMQQFTSQQLAVETAQAVMTGVMQDENRSGISTREQEIARVWGSDTSLSEEPAADPEQGSTLSERLETPLTRRELLTGPS from the coding sequence GTGAAACAGGCTGATCGGCCAGTATTGGTGACCCGTCTGGAGGGGCTGTTCCGCTATATCGAACAGACACGCATGGCGGGTATCCCGATTCTCAACCTGGCGCTGCAGGTCGAGGCGGTAGGTTTCAGCCGCTGGAACGATTATCAGCTGGGTGTGCTGATCACGCCCTGGTTCATGAACCTGGTCCTGCTGGGGGAGGGGGCCGATGTGGGGTTGGCGGAGCGGCCGATTGGGGACAAAATCCGGCACCGCTTTCCCTCTGGCGTGTATGAGTTCATTGTCGCTGAAGAGCCGGCCCTGGGGCAGTTCCAGGGCCGCTATCAGGCCTGTTCCCTGTTCTCACCCATGCAGCAGTTCACCAGTCAGCAGCTGGCGGTGGAGACGGCGCAGGCGGTGATGACCGGTGTCATGCAGGATGAGAACCGTTCCGGCATCTCCACCCGTGAACAGGAGATCGCCCGGGTCTGGGGCAGTGATACGTCGCTTTCTGAAGAGCCGGCAGCCGACCCTGAACAGGGTTCTACCCTGAGTGAGCGCCTGGAGACGCCGCTGACCCGCCGGGAGCTGTTGACCGGCCCATCCTAG
- the ispA gene encoding (2E,6E)-farnesyl diphosphate synthase, producing the protein MTTESALKQYLTACQQRVNAALEQQLPMETVQPVRLHQAMRYATLNGGKRIRPMLVYAAGAALGTAPERLDGPACAVELIHAYSLIHDDLPAMDDDDLRRGRPTCHKAFDEATAILAGDALQTLAFKVLCRDDWTPVEAPVRVQMIEALAHASGSRGMAGGQALDLAAIGRQIDLAQLENMHIHKTGALIHASVKLGCLATPAVKPEQTRQLEHYANCIGLAFQVQDDILDVEGDTETLGKTQGKDEANGKPTYPSLIGLKGAKELASNLRQDALDSLANLDERADPLRWLADYIVSRDA; encoded by the coding sequence GTGACAACTGAGTCCGCCCTCAAGCAGTACCTGACAGCGTGCCAGCAGCGGGTCAACGCCGCCCTGGAGCAACAACTGCCCATGGAGACCGTCCAGCCGGTCCGACTCCATCAGGCGATGCGCTACGCCACCCTGAATGGCGGCAAGCGTATCCGCCCCATGCTGGTCTACGCGGCCGGTGCAGCCCTGGGCACCGCCCCCGAGCGGCTCGATGGTCCGGCCTGCGCGGTGGAGCTGATCCACGCCTACTCCCTGATCCATGACGATCTGCCGGCCATGGATGATGACGACTTGCGCCGGGGTCGTCCCACCTGCCACAAGGCGTTTGACGAAGCCACCGCCATTCTGGCCGGCGACGCACTGCAGACCCTGGCCTTCAAGGTGCTGTGCAGGGATGACTGGACACCGGTCGAGGCGCCGGTCCGGGTGCAGATGATCGAAGCCCTGGCCCATGCCAGCGGCTCCCGTGGCATGGCCGGTGGCCAGGCGCTGGACCTGGCGGCAATCGGGCGGCAGATCGACCTGGCCCAACTGGAGAACATGCATATCCACAAGACCGGCGCCCTGATCCATGCCAGTGTCAAGCTGGGCTGTCTGGCCACACCGGCGGTGAAACCGGAGCAGACCCGGCAACTGGAGCACTACGCCAACTGCATCGGCCTGGCCTTTCAGGTACAGGATGACATCCTGGATGTGGAGGGGGACACCGAGACCCTGGGCAAGACCCAAGGCAAGGATGAGGCCAATGGCAAGCCCACCTACCCCTCCCTGATCGGTCTGAAAGGGGCTAAGGAGTTGGCCTCCAATCTGCGTCAGGATGCCCTGGACAGCCTGGCGAATCTGGACGAGCGGGCCGATCCACTGCGCTGGCTGGCGGACTACATCGTCAGCCGGGACGCCTGA
- a CDS encoding exodeoxyribonuclease VII small subunit — protein MPKKEPSQKEPTAPSFEQALSELESLVETLERGDLTLEDSLKSFERGVALTRTCQMALKEAEQKIQILTDQRVDAEPEPFDRDN, from the coding sequence GTGCCGAAAAAAGAACCCAGCCAAAAAGAGCCGACAGCGCCCTCTTTCGAACAGGCGCTGAGCGAGCTGGAATCCCTGGTAGAGACCCTGGAACGGGGCGATCTCACCCTGGAGGATTCCCTCAAATCCTTTGAGCGGGGAGTTGCCCTCACCCGCACCTGCCAGATGGCCCTGAAGGAGGCGGAGCAGAAGATCCAGATCCTCACGGACCAGCGTGTCGACGCCGAACCGGAACCCTTTGATCGTGACAACTGA
- the parE gene encoding DNA topoisomerase IV subunit B: MSSSSYDASAIEVLSGLEPVRKRPGMYTDTTRPNHLAQEVIDNSVDEAVAGFASTIEVTLFKDGSLEVKDDGRGMPVDIHPQQGLPGVEVILTKLHAGGKFSNKNYQFSGGLHGVGVSVVNALSKHLEIWVKRGGAEYNMAFADGHKVSDLEEVGRVGKNNTGTRLRFWPDASYFDSGKFSVRQLLHVLRAKAVLCPGLKVLFLDEQSGNSYEWHYEDGLQDYLLDALQGLELLPQPPFVGTMSGNTETADWAVTWLPEGGEAVTESYVNLIPTAQGGTHVNGLRSGLTDAVREFCEFRNLLPRGVKLAPDDVWNRCCYILSVKLADPQFSGQTKERLSSRECASFVSGVVKDAFSLWLNQHTDVGERIADMAISAAQSRLRAGRKVLRKKVTQGPALPGKLADCSSVDPSRSELFLVEGDSAGGSAKQARDREFQAIMPLRGKILNTWEVDSADVLASQEVHDISVAIGVDPGSDDLSKLRFGKICILADADSDGAHIATLLCALFLRHFRKLVQEGHVYVAMPPLYRIDVGKQVFYALDDSERQGILDRISAEKLTGKVTVQRFKGLGEMNPLQLRETTIDPDTRRLVQLTIDAGDDTNGMMDMLLAKKRAADRKQWLQDKGDLAEV; encoded by the coding sequence ATGAGCAGCAGTTCTTACGACGCTTCCGCCATCGAGGTGCTGAGTGGGCTGGAGCCGGTGCGCAAGCGTCCCGGCATGTATACCGATACCACCCGTCCCAATCATCTGGCCCAGGAGGTGATCGACAACAGTGTGGACGAGGCGGTGGCGGGCTTTGCCAGCACCATCGAGGTGACCCTGTTCAAGGACGGTTCGCTGGAAGTGAAGGATGATGGGCGGGGCATGCCGGTGGATATCCATCCGCAGCAGGGCCTGCCCGGGGTGGAGGTGATTCTCACCAAGCTGCATGCCGGCGGCAAGTTTTCCAACAAGAACTACCAGTTTTCCGGCGGCCTGCACGGGGTCGGCGTGTCGGTGGTGAATGCCCTCTCCAAGCACCTGGAGATCTGGGTCAAGCGGGGCGGGGCCGAGTACAACATGGCCTTCGCCGATGGACACAAGGTGTCCGACCTGGAAGAGGTGGGCCGGGTCGGCAAGAACAACACCGGAACCCGGTTGCGCTTCTGGCCGGACGCCAGCTATTTCGATTCCGGCAAGTTCTCGGTACGCCAACTGCTCCACGTACTGCGTGCCAAGGCGGTGCTCTGTCCCGGACTCAAGGTGCTGTTCCTGGATGAGCAGAGCGGCAACAGCTATGAGTGGCATTATGAGGACGGCCTGCAGGACTACCTGCTGGACGCCCTGCAGGGCCTGGAACTGCTGCCGCAACCGCCGTTCGTCGGCACCATGTCGGGCAATACCGAGACCGCCGACTGGGCGGTGACCTGGCTGCCGGAGGGCGGCGAGGCGGTGACCGAAAGCTACGTCAACCTGATCCCGACCGCCCAGGGCGGCACCCATGTGAACGGGCTGCGTTCCGGCCTGACCGACGCGGTGCGGGAGTTCTGCGAGTTCCGCAACCTGTTGCCGCGCGGGGTCAAGCTGGCGCCGGACGATGTGTGGAACCGTTGCTGCTATATTCTGTCGGTGAAACTGGCCGACCCCCAGTTTTCCGGTCAGACCAAGGAGCGCCTCTCCTCCCGGGAGTGCGCTTCGTTTGTCTCCGGGGTGGTGAAGGACGCCTTCAGTCTCTGGCTGAATCAGCACACCGATGTGGGTGAGCGTATCGCCGACATGGCCATCAGTGCCGCCCAGTCCCGTCTGCGGGCAGGGCGTAAGGTGCTGCGCAAGAAAGTGACCCAGGGCCCGGCGCTGCCGGGCAAGTTGGCCGACTGCAGTTCGGTGGATCCCAGCCGCAGTGAGCTGTTTCTGGTGGAGGGGGACTCCGCCGGCGGTTCCGCCAAACAGGCGCGTGACCGGGAGTTCCAGGCGATCATGCCGTTGCGGGGCAAGATTCTGAACACCTGGGAGGTGGACTCCGCCGATGTGCTGGCCTCCCAGGAGGTGCACGACATCTCGGTGGCCATTGGTGTCGATCCCGGCTCCGATGACCTGAGCAAACTGCGCTTCGGCAAGATCTGTATCCTGGCGGATGCGGACTCGGACGGTGCCCATATCGCCACCCTGCTGTGTGCCCTGTTCCTGCGCCACTTCCGCAAACTGGTGCAGGAGGGGCATGTCTACGTGGCCATGCCGCCGCTCTACCGAATCGACGTGGGCAAGCAGGTGTTCTACGCTCTGGACGATTCGGAACGCCAGGGCATACTGGATCGGATCAGCGCCGAGAAACTGACCGGCAAAGTGACGGTCCAACGCTTCAAGGGTCTGGGTGAGATGAATCCGCTGCAACTGCGGGAGACCACCATCGACCCGGACACCCGCCGGCTGGTACAACTGACTATCGATGCGGGTGATGACACCAACGGCATGATGGACATGCTGCTGGCCAAGAAACGGGCCGCGGACCGTAAACAGTGGTTACAGGATAAAGGGGATCTGGCGGAGGTGTAG